One stretch of Planococcus sp. PAMC 21323 DNA includes these proteins:
- a CDS encoding ROK family protein produces the protein MLLAVFDIGGTNIKYGVGDSEGNLVVEKVTPTEAAKGGKTLVEKIKELTKDLQKEWAIEGVAISTAGSIDSRAGKVIYATETIPGYTGMNVKKILETELQLPVELENDVHCGALGELSKGVALDAHHLLFLTIGTGIGGSLALDGQIHKGSTHLAGAIGHMNLYPNGRLCSCGQKGCFEQYASASRLQQKIQELDPQQQLPAFMEKVKQGDHESLNLFHEWLADLALGLQSLIYVWNPDSIVIGGGISAQGKWLEQEIEKAVFKNLLDPFKEKLIIRLAKNGNRSNLLGAIKNYEIQQARRDAK, from the coding sequence ATGTTACTAGCTGTATTCGATATTGGTGGAACAAATATTAAATATGGTGTTGGGGATTCTGAAGGTAATTTAGTTGTTGAGAAAGTGACGCCAACGGAAGCAGCTAAAGGTGGAAAAACACTAGTTGAAAAGATTAAAGAGCTAACAAAAGACCTTCAAAAAGAATGGGCGATAGAAGGCGTCGCAATTAGTACAGCAGGATCGATTGACTCAAGAGCAGGTAAAGTAATTTATGCGACAGAAACCATTCCAGGCTATACGGGGATGAACGTGAAAAAAATACTTGAAACTGAACTTCAGCTCCCGGTCGAACTTGAAAATGATGTACATTGCGGTGCGCTTGGTGAACTCTCAAAAGGCGTAGCGTTAGATGCTCATCACCTATTATTTCTGACGATTGGCACAGGAATTGGTGGTTCACTGGCGCTAGATGGGCAAATCCATAAAGGCTCTACTCATTTAGCCGGAGCCATTGGTCATATGAATCTCTACCCTAACGGAAGACTTTGTTCATGCGGACAAAAGGGATGCTTTGAACAATATGCATCTGCTAGCCGTTTACAACAAAAAATCCAAGAACTAGATCCACAGCAACAATTGCCTGCATTTATGGAGAAAGTTAAACAAGGTGACCACGAGTCGCTCAACTTATTTCATGAATGGCTAGCTGATTTGGCGCTTGGCTTACAATCCTTGATTTATGTTTGGAATCCTGACTCTATTGTTATTGGAGGCGGGATTTCAGCTCAAGGAAAGTGGCTAGAGCAAGAAATTGAGAAAGCTGTTTTCAAAAACTTGCTAGATCCCTTCAAAGAAAAGCTCATCATTCGTTTAGCGAAGAATGGTAATCGATCAAATTTGTTGGGTGCCATTAAAAACTATGAAATCCAACAAGCGAGGCGAGATGCTAAATGA